The Glandiceps talaboti chromosome 9, keGlaTala1.1, whole genome shotgun sequence genome window below encodes:
- the LOC144439746 gene encoding uncharacterized protein LOC144439746 codes for MGGDLASFISIAIICLLHATPSRSYYHCPKFSIYHYNGKEAILGQPNQLLYIPSNNAIVLNSSIPASIENDDSILCVNRSYQDVIEVLRCTKDVPGIMQWNLHNDYNIIKQDGYYMLVVMKPNKFLVTYTWWMYSSNTMVTHTSVQNKDFTFKRRKIKAEMNTVVSISGPLFSTTAKEISLLNQTSSEPLMGVWLTNGDVDRCYLWEKDLEGKITLASTESYYSLTINVSCQVSGSYDLITTVATDVYEKNSLVISVQNRRE; via the exons ATGGGCGGAGACTTAGCGTCATTCATTTCAATTGCCATTATATGCCTATTACACGCAACACCTTCTAGAAGTTATTATCACTGTCCTAAATTTAGTA TTTACCACTACAATGGCAAAGAAGCAATACTGGGACAACCAAACCAACTTTTATATATTCCGAGTAACAACGCAATCGTTTTGAACAGTAGTATCCCTGCTAGCATAGAAAATGATGATAGTATACTTTGTGTGAACCGAAGTTATCAAG ATGTGATCGAGGTCCTTAGATGTACTAAAGATGTCCCTGGTATTATGCAATGGAACTTACATAATGACTATAACATAATTAAACAAGATGGTTATTATATGTTAGTAGTTATGAAACCTAACAAGTTTTTAGTTACATATACATGGTGGATGTATAGTAGTAATACCATGGTTACACATACGTCGGTTCAAAACAAAG ATTTCACTTTCAAGCGGCGGAAGATCAAAGCAGAAATGAACACTGTTGTATCGATTTCTGGCCCACTCTTCAGCACCACTGCGAAAGAGATAAGTTTACTAAACCAGACATCTTCGGAACCGTTAATGGGAGTTTGGTTGACCAATGGGGACGTAGATCGCTGTTATCTTTGGGAGAAGGACCTTGAAGGAAAAATTACGCTGGCTTCAACTGAGAGTTATTATTCACTTACAATAAATGTGTCGTGTCAAGTGTCTGGAAGTTATGATCTGATAACAACCGTAGCAACGGATGTGTACGAAAAAAACAGCCTCGTTATCAGCGTCCAAA ATCGACGGGAGTAG